AGAAGCTAGCAATACAGTGGAGTAGCCATCTCTTTGTAAGTGGTTTGTCTTGAACAGCGCAGAGAGAGGTTTTGAAAGTATTTCCGAGGGTGTCATTTTCTGTATTCCACTCTATGCCTAAAACTTTAACAGTTGTTTTGAATCCTTCATCTTGATCTCGTAATTGGCTCTGAAGCATTGGGGAGTTCGTAGCCCATTTCTCCATTGGAATTTCAATCAATTGCATCAATTCTTTGACTTCTTTATGCAGTGTGGCGATTTCAGATTCTGTTTCAGCACTAGCAACAAAATCGTCCATGTAAAGATGTTTATCGATCATGGGAGCAGCAATTGGGAATTCATGTACGTGCTTTGAAGCTACTTCGCGTGTTGCAGCACATAACAAAAATGGGCTGCATGCTAGTCCGAAAGGTAGACGAGTAAATCTATAAGTAATTATTTCGTCCGTGAAAGATGGGTTAGCTTTGTCCTGTGATAGTCTGTACCAGAAAAATCTTGTGGAATCTCTATTTCTTTCGTGAAGGCTTAGTTGTAGAAAGGATTTTTTTCCGTCACCTGTGACTACAAATTTGTGCATTCGCAGTCTGAGTAGACAACCAATCGTCTCAGGTAAAAGATTTGGACCGATTTCTAAAGTATCATTCAGTGAAGGCATTCCTGGATCATGTAATAAGGCATCGAACACAATCCTCCATTTGGTCTCGTTAAGTTTCACTTTTTTGACAGCATGATGGGGTGGGTAAAATACAGTGTTTAAATTTGAAGGTTCTAGCTCATAAACTTCAACGTGACCTTCTTCAATGTAGTTTAGCATACAACTATCGTATTCTTTCTTCACAGCATCATTAGATGCAAGTCGCTTCTGGAAAGATTTCAAACGTTTTTCGGTAGTAGCTATGTTAGTAgacaaaattgattttgtacTCTTCCTAGGCAGAGACACAACTCTACGATTTCCCTCAGTTTGGTAGGTTTCGTGAAATTCTCTCATAATATCATTCTCTCGAACAGTTTTGTTCCTGATTTGAGTGTCTTTGATACCGATACAATCCAACTCCCACAAGCAACGCACTTCGTCGTGCAAACAATCACCAGAAATTTGAACAGAAACATGGCGAACTGATGAATCATGTTTGATGGTGGTGTGTGTTCGTGACCTATTAAGGATCCATCCAAAAATAGAGGGTACTATGCCAACAGATTCTGTTACTTTAATCGGGGGTTCCGTAGTGACCATATGCCAATAATAGTCGCCACCAATCAGCAATTCGATGGGTAAGTTGTCGTCTCCTGGAGGGTCTGCAAGTGTTAGTTTTCGGCTTCGAGCAAATCGAAGAACGTCTGCAGGGGCAACAGGGTGTGAGGTATATCTGTTGGAGCTTTCGAAAGCTGTTATAGAAACAGAGTTTTTGTTCCACAAACTTGAAAGTGAGAGTTGCACACATCGTCGCATGTTTCGTGAAGTACTGGGAGATTCAAAAACATGTACGTTTAGTTGCCCTGTGCTTACAATTGGGAGTTTCAGTTTGTCAATGAGGCTTGCATGGACAAAACTTGCTTGGCTACCTCCATCTAAAATGCATCGGGTTAACTTCGTAAGACCTGTGGGGCCAGTAACATACACGCGTGCAGTTTGTAAATGGGTAAAGCTAGTTTTATGTATGTTAATGTGATGAACCTCACTATTTCGGAATGCAGTGTTTTGTGCAGATGAACAAATGGATACGTGGTGTTTCTTCTTGCATTTTGTTCAGCGAGCAGTATCTTTACGAGGGTAATTTGTCATTCTGTGTCCTCTATTAGTACATAAGAAACAACGGTTAGAGCCTTTTAACTTTGCTATGAGAGTATCATAGCCAGTTTCGGTTTCGCATTTCTGAGCCCAATGACCAGAAGATTCACAAAAGGGGCAAAAAGGggtataattctttttcttgtgTACAGAAGTGGACTTAGTATTTACGTTAAAGGCAGTAGTTGGAGTAAATGGTTCAATAAAATCACCTTTTATTTTTGACGTAGTAATGCTTCTTGCACTTCTTGTGATAAGAACTCCATCATTTTCGTAATGTTTCCTTCAGCCAATTTTTCTCTTTGGGCATGAATGATCCACTGTATACAAATGTCATCTGGAAACGCTCGTAGTAATTTTGGAGCTAGTACACGACCGTAACTGTCAATGTCTTCACCAAGTGCGCGTAAGGCCTGCAATCTTCTATTACATTCAATGTAGGTTTCATTTAGGGCTGTTGCCGATGAGTTGCGTACTGGTGTTAGATTTTCCAGAAAGTCCAAATGTGCTTggataattctatttttgttcCCATATCTATCCATTAGAAGCTTTTTAGTGGTTGCATATGTGGCAGCAACAATATTGATACCATCAACTAAACGTCTTGGTTCGTCTTGCAAATGACCTCTTAAGAACGCATGTTTGTCAATAGTTGAAAGGCTTGGATTGGAGTCTACAGAAGATTGGAATTGTTCCCAAAAACTTtgctaattttcaatttcttcgcCAAATGGTTCTGATTTAATCGTCGGTAGTTTCACTGTGTACGTTGGGCTAACAGGTGTTATCTGACCAGCAAGTGATGGATTAGTAGCAGAATTAGTCGCCAAATCGACATTTTCAGTGCCCAAATTAAGATTAAAGCTAGCGTTAATAGTTGgcgataatttattttggatgTTTTTTCGGGGTTTAAAAATTACGCGCTCAGCATTTTCTGTATAAGTTTCACATTGGGTAATGTCATTTTCGTATTCGTCATCCGTAAAAAGAACATGGATTTCATTATCAATCGTTTTCATTTCATACCGCATATTCCACATCGTCATTCGAAGTATCGTTTGTCATGTTGTAATCTCAGTTGAGAAACGAGTTATGTTTCCTCGAATAGTTTTTCATTTCCGCTTCAATTGCGACACTTGTTCTTCTTTCGTCGCCATTTTTCTTTCGTGGAGATCAAAGTTCGCAATAGTAAAAGTTCGCAATGGTAATAGTTTCGTAAAAAACTTTTGGCGTAATTCGTAATAATTTTTGGCGTAGTTCCAAGTCGCTGATTCGTATGAGTATTTCGGCACCAGATGTTAATTCACGTAAACGTAATTAAAACACAACTTCAGTATATTTCGAAAAGAACACCATCTACCTTTATTTACAAACGACTACTACAAAGGTGTTACCATGCAGAGACATCtaagttcttttatttaatctcgTTACTAAGTTAATTACAGGCGTGCAACAATattgattgataaaaatatatatgtatctcTCATTATAAAGACAAACgtccaaattttaataataataataataaacacgaAATATGATCCAAATACATAGTACACTTGTTGCAAGTatgagcaaaaataattaattactaaaaaaacccacctaaaaacaactaaaaaaccacctaaaatatatttgaaagtcCACTTTGTTACAAGTGAAAAAGaagggtttttaaattttgcaaattagttCATATAAACTTAAATCAATTAATGTACACAATGAATACAAAGATCTGAAGCTCTATAATGAGCAATaactagtttaatttaattgaaaaattccaaCTGCAAACGTATGAAAAGGAAACTCAACAATTATTTGATACTACAAACGTTTTGCgcaattttattcacatttcaGAATGTTTTCcgtgtgattttatttttgaagtgtgtactactgaaaatattaaaactgcgAGTAGTTCCGAAaagatttttgattatttaaaatatttcacattcaacgagctgaaagaaaaaaaatgtacaattcaATTACaattcctaatatttaaaatttttctacacttttagacgattttcgaacaaaaatcaataaatgatcGGAAAAAAACATCCTTCATCTgtagaaaaattgaaactataaaCTGCAAATTGAATCTATAACTTCGAATTGAATCTGctcataatgtaaaatattttatattaaaattactagaaaactaaaattaacataaatataattatggaCAAGTAGTATGTGAAGTATTTGTGTCATGtcaaagatgctttttttttatatttttgagaattttctcaagttaaaaattatatgagtaaggtttgtaattatataaaaaggcAGCAACTGGGGTGGGGGGTTCgagtaatttatgaatttgttaCCACTTTATTCCTTATTTCTACATTAGTAAATCTTTTAACGAAACTCTATATTTTGAACTTCTTTTGGGAAAAATGATTCCCaagacattttgaaagaaactgTTACTAACCGGTTTAACGGTCACGTGACATTTCTTTATAGATGATATTCAAAACCTGGTGTCATGGTGTAGCAATGTTAATGGTGACTatgttgaaaaaagaataaatgttcatatttttgttagttatacAATTTATGTTCAGATACAAAGTTTCTCTCACTCCaatataaaaaagttcttaCTAAAAAAGTGAtctttgttttaagaaaaaacttggaacaagaaattattaaataaagtatggaAATTGTgactagaaataattattaatcatattttaatttattttgagccACCTGCGCTACTTGTTCTTAACCTGAATTATAATACAAGTTTTTGTCAAGCTTGTCGCAAGGATTTTCCAGGTTTTGATTATACAAAATGCATTACTTGGACTTTGTCTGGTCAGAAATCAAGTTTCCTAACCTAGTGAAAACGTTAAAATAAGCTCAGaagttaggatttttttaacgcttagtagaaaaaaactacaatgttcaacgttatttattttgtttaaaatatcaaatttatactTTCCTAAAAATTGTAAGTTTCTTCTGACTTCTGGGGaaatgctattattttaataaattcataagagaaaataatatttaaagtgcttcaagacaataaaaaactgaacattccattttaaaacaaaacacaacaatgtgataaaaaaaaaactcttcatttcagatatttattattataaaaataaaaatatctaatttacatctataaaaatattatgagagGCTATGTACATGTCAAAATATAATCTATTTCGTGTTTGTATAAATATCTGATGCATGtaatcttaaaacattttatatattaacaatCATTTTAGCAACacctttaaaacattattatttgaatgaagGCAGaatcaacaattattttttacagttaacaTGAATGAATAACTTGTGGAAAAAAACTCTACGTAAAATcagaaagttgttttttttcttctcttttttgcagtaatatttaaaaattatactaactTCATTTAagacacatttattttatagaaaaacaaaaaaatttccggtttagaaaaggaaaaaaaaatacgtatgtgaaatttaagaatgaaactaaattcatttaaaacacatttaaattttataagaaaaaagaaatttttccagGTGGATGAAATTTCTTGCTGGGATCTTTGGCGTGATCTAAGAGCAATTGGCAGGGGGTGAATTGTGGACCATAAATTGCACTAAATTGTTCCATCCATTTCACTAACTTATCAGCCCCGTAGGTGTCTGTGTAGCGGAAGGGTCCTCCAAGGAAAGGTGGGAAACCAAGACCAAATACTGCACCAATATCGCCTTCCAACtgtgtaaaaaaaagattaatttattaatagaaaattctttGCTCGTTAAATATCccttgcattaatttttatttaattatgatcaaataataatcaaagtttaaaaactcaGATACAGCAAAGGAAagttaaagcaataaaagaCAGATTGAAgcaagtataaataaataatttatataccgATACTGtgaaacttttataaacttaatgcCTTCAACTGTCCAGCTATTTGAACACATTTATACAAAACATTTCTTGTCGAACAATGTATATcgattgaaaaataacattctcTCATTTAATGTCAAATTTAAGCTCCTAATTCACGGCTGTAAAGCTGAaactttgttgaattttttttccatgcatATTCTTCATACATAAACAATGCATACTTATTTACACAGAATAAGATGGAAGAAATTGAACTAGTTTTTATCTCCATTGTATACGTAATTATGATGGGCTTATATTTATTGGAAAAGTTCAGTCGAAGAacatgttgacactttaataaaattagttagtCATGCTATTCCTGCGCTTTATTGGCAATAAACTCAATTTAGACTGTATAGAGATTATAACAATCTAAATGTTAAGGATTGTTAGTATAAAGGATAAGTACTTACAGGATTGGCAAGGATACCTTCTTCCAAGCAGAGAATAGCTTCATTTATGCATCTTGTAATTATTCTCATCTGAAGCTCTTCAGTAGTGcaccttttaataaaataaataggcggaatcatgtatatatatatataaataaaataaagtatttccgCAACAGAGCTTTGTGGGCCGTGCCAATGCCTCCACACAGTTTTttgtaggtagtccgatcacACTGCTATAAAGGCAAACTGGTTTATGAAAGAGCCATCTAATACataatctagtaaaaataaaaaagtggtagcaaatatatgccCAAAAAGTtgcttaatttatgaatattattgatttGTGTTATTTAcctgtcaaccactacagattcaattctcaaatatatatcaaaaatatctcTCAGTCaactttaaaatagaatatggTTTCATGcacacaactggttcactttttaaatagtctacgcagactacttataaaatacCATGTGGAGGccttctgatgtaggaggtgaggACCATGCTGTCATGGAGGTCCACAATCTCGTGACCAACTGCACGATTGTGGTTGTATGTTCAGCATTGCATATAGTCACATTTGCTTTCAGTcacatttgatttcttttttcgtattttttatataacaatcAATCTCAAACGTCAAAtagtaatttacaaaattttctacaaattaatTCTCGAAATAAAACCTTCAATATTCGCAAAATCTGACACTATAATCacatccttaaaaatattaataaattatattaaatattccactaaaattaaagacataaaaaaattatttaatagtagaGGATTTAAATCAGtggttttttaaagaaaaaaatatttagtgattttgcaagatattctttATGTGTCTTTGCATTTACTTATcagataaatatttgtataagcGTATCCTGAACATAGCATATTATATGCACATTATggcttttaacaaaaattagctTCTGTAGGAAGTGCAACCATTTCTAGAAGAGAGCCATaacaaatttcctttttataacaattaataataagttaattattCCTTTGAGCaattaaaacaacattaaatccgttttcaaaaaataaaagttcaacgaaaaaaaatagtttaaattttaacatacactgtattataatataattttttagcacACACtgcattataatataatataattttttatcaggttttaacttttcataaggaaaaattaattttaatattttattatttagtaaaacttACTTAGATCTTTGattctgaaacaaatttttaaacttggttTGTTTCGAACATGttgtgaataaataaagttttctttacgaaaaatgtcgaaatatattaatttttttatatttagaattagcACCcctgcattttgaaatttaaacactataaaattcgggttgaagaatattttaatttaaaaaaaacagttataaaatatctcATACAAGCAAGGAAGtttattctttaagttaaattttaattagaaaacagACTGTCACAGTTGTACATTTTTAGGCTATTTTGTGTCGAATGTATTGTGTCTAATGTTAGGACATTTTGTGTCCAATGTCAGGCCATTTCGTATCTAATGTGAATGACGTTAAGAACTGAAACGATTACTGGTGTTGCAAACTAAGTCTAATCAGAAAAAATCTGTTTACTAAAGAAAGTGAAATCAATGAGGGATCGCATCCAATAACAGGAAGCGCAACCAAatctttcaaaatcaaaaaaaagcccttttaagtactttttaagcactcaaaaaatatttttaagtactatacTCAGAATGCAAAATGATTGCCAAGActtttacatgatcatgatacaACTGCAACTAATTTCAGACCAAGAACTCATcttttgattatattagccaacACGAAaagatcaaataaattttttatgcaatttcagAACGTAGAACATGAAACCTGAAATTGAGAacatcttgcaaaatgcagcagagttgcacataaGAGTGCAAAAATCTCATCGAACCCAGCTTAGTCGACGCAAATACCGACTcgcaaatatttcatcaaacatgtaaaatggtTGGCGCGATCATACGTTACAGACCGATGTTGTGCTGAAATGGATTGTGCttgaataaattgtaaaaatgttctatagaacaatgtgaaaaacacACTTTTGCATAACACGCAGCGAAAAtagacatggtaaagaaaaaaatatataattttcatgaaggtaaaattaatcacttttaaaaaacactccgtgaaaaaaagtaccttaaagggcttttaaaacacggaaataagcacctttaagcactttttagaaACGATATGAACCATGAAtaagtaagaataaaatttgtaagttaCATAAATTGAGATCACTTACTCTTTCAAAGAATCTACTTTGTGCTTCTTGAAAATATCTCCAGCACCAGGATTCACATCTCTATCCTTAACACCAGGAGTGTACAGGAACAATCCCTTTCCAGACTTGCGTCCTGCgcataatcaataattttaattagtttccaTAATATTGAAAGcttcaaatatgaaattcagTTGAACCCTGTTTCAATTGATTCATGCATATTTCGTTTCTGCGAATTATCTTCTTTAAACAGTCTAGTCACAAATGCTATTCTcatattgttaataaaactcttttagatagttttaaaactagCATCGATCTTCCTGTATCTattgttcagaaattttatccatattataactatctattttattacaatttgagaagaaaaacaataaccCTGATGCTAGTAGTAAAGATAGCAGAGATTTGTTGCAGTGCGTGGAAACTCTTTATTATAATTCAGTAAGCAAAAATGTTGAATTGTGTGGTCTTGTCAGTTAAAGAAATGGTTGCAGAAGATGAAGAGCAAAGTGATATTAAAGAAGACGGTGAATCAGAATTACAACCACTGACAAAATTTGCAGAAGGCcgtcattcttttttaaactatgcgGAGCATTCGGCATTCACATGAACTTACTGAAAATGAATAGCAATCCGTTATAAATGTCGAAAAAATTTACTGTACTGAGAGCTAACGAGTGCGCTCAAaccataattttcaaataaataaacagtctttattcgaatttttttgcatcaaatatttttgcatgaagtataaaaaattttcaattatcatattttaaacttgttggCTTTCCAgccattatttaatattttatatgtcaTTTTCTGGAATCTATTGCTTTCAATGAatgattttataagaaatgatCGACCCATGCTTTACTAAACTCTatctatgaagaaaaattacctAGAAATCCAGCAGCCACCATGCTCTTCATGACATTGAGATCTGATTTGCCATAAAATCTCTCACCAAATATGCCACCCAAATGCTCTCCACTATGAGTAGCAACATCAATGCCCACTTCATCAATTAAAGTTGCACCACCGACTGCAAAACCGAAAGCTTTAGTGAATTTGTCGAGCTCTTTAGGACTAATCCCCTCCTagataataaaaagaacagaACATTAATTCCTAAGAAACACAAGACTGTAAAAACGGAGAAAATCTTAGgacttgaaaaatgaaatataaaaatatttaaacattaaattcaaattttttggaaGCTCTAACTGTAACATTGTTCTAACCTAACTTGGCGGCACTGCTAATTGCACACAGATCTAATCACAGCTGTTGTCATAGAAACTGTCACGTTGAGGCATACTTATTTAACAGAGCTAAACTAAAAATAGTCAATGATGTTTTATCTTTACaggatttattttgaaaatatttataaattaaatatattcaaataatttaatgcagaaaaatttctaatatctatttcg
The Parasteatoda tepidariorum isolate YZ-2023 chromosome 9, CAS_Ptep_4.0, whole genome shotgun sequence genome window above contains:
- the LOC107437383 gene encoding uncharacterized protein, translating into MRRCVQLSLSSLWNKNSVSITAFESSNRYTSHPVAPADVLRFARSRKLTLADPPGDDNLPIELLIGGDYYWHMVTTEPPIKVTESVGIVPSIFGWILNRSRTHTTIKHDSSVRHVSVQISGDCLHDEVRCLWELDCIGIKDTQIRNKTVRENDIMREFHETYQTEGNRRVVSLPRKSTKSILSTNIATTEKRLKSFQKRLASNDAVKKEYDSCMLNYIEEGHVEVYELEPSNLNTVFYPPHHAVKKVKLNETKWRIVFDALLHDPGMPSLNDTLEIGPNLLPETIGCLLRLRMHKFVVTGDGKKSFLQLSLHERNRDSTRFFWYRLSQDKANPSFTDEIITYRFTRLPFGLACSPFLLCAATREVASKHVHEFPIAAPMIDKHLYMDDFVASAETESEIATLHKEVKELMQLIEIPMEKWATNSPMLQSQLRDQDEGFKTTVKVLGIEWNTENDTLGNTFKTSLCAVQDKPLTKRWLLHCIASFYDPLGLFSPFVIFGKILFQDIWILGIKWDEILPSNLATSWNAAVGELDDVSSFQIPRFIGVSSHVPFTIHVFCHASKRAYEAVLYIVSSQGDQANVHLVCSRNRLAPIKKVTLLRLELLAALMGA